The Microbacterium horticulturae region TATTGCCGTTGGGCGCCAGTGGCGATGAGTAGGTCGCGAGACCTGGCGATGGGCCGCATCTGGCCGCCGTTGACAGACGACCTCGTCCTGACCGATCAGCAGCCGACGAAGCCGACGGCAAGGGCAGGCAGCGCCTGCCCGCGGTAGCGCAAGACGAAGCCTTGGTCCTCCTCATGCCAGCACGGTGCCCGCTTGCGTGACGCCATCGGCGACGATGAATCGGGTGGTGCTGACGCCGAAGATGAGTGGCGCCGACCGGGGCGATCGCTGCGATGAGTGAGGGGCACCCAACCGCAATGCCGGTGGTGCTCAGAGACGCTGATACGGCTCTTCACGAACGAGGGTGTAGTCGGTTGAGCGCGTCGGTGGCTGGGTAGGGGTCGAGGTTTCCCGGATAATGGAAGTTCTTCACGCTTGCCATCCCGAAGGATCTCGACGTGCTCCACCCTACTCTTGCGACCCCGGACCTGATGACGTTCTGCCGCCTCGACCAGCTTGGTCTCGTTGCCATCGGCCAGTTGATCGAGCCCGACCGGGCGACGATCGAGTGCCGGCCGGTGGAGACTGATCCGTGGTGTCGGAAGTGCGGCGGCGGGGGCGTGCCGAGGGGCACGGTGGTGCGTCGGCTCGCGCAGGAGCCGTTCGGGCACCGCCCGACCATGCTGCTGGTGCGGGTGCGCCGGTACCGGTGCGCGCACTGCCGGCGGACGTGGCGGCAGGACATGACCCGTGCCGCCGCGCCACGGGCGAAGATCTCCCGCCTCGGGTTGGAGTGGGCGCTGCGGGGCATCGTCATCGATCACCTCACCGTGACCCGTGTCGCCGCGGGCCCCCAGGGTGTCCTGGAACGCCGCGAACACTGCAGTGCTCGGGATGGCAAGCGTGAAGAACTTCCATCAGCCGGGAGACCTCGACCCCTACCCAGCCACCGACGCGCTCAACCCACCAATAAACCACGCCAGAGGCGAGTGGTGTGGCAGTACTCATGGAAACGGGAGAAACGCCACAACATCACGCTGAACAAGCAGATCGAACGCGCCGAACGTGTCGCTGACGGGACCAGACCGGTCAAGAAGGACCGGTTCGTGACCATGGATGGGTCCGCCACCGCGGTGAACTGAGCACAGATCGAGAAGGTCCGCACCTGGCTGGGTCTGAAAGGCTACATCACCAACATCCTCGCCGCCGTGCTCGACGGGAAGGGCGTCGTCGCCGCGTACCACGACCTGTTCCAGGTGGAAGCCTCGTTCCGGATGGCCAAGAGCGCCTTCAAAGCGCGACCGATGTTCCACCATCAGCGAGACTCGATCGAAGCGCACTTGACGATCGCGTTCTGCGCCCTCGCGATCGCCCGGTACCTGCAGAATCGGACCGGTATCAGCGTCAATCGCATCATCCGCACCCTCCGGCCGCTCCGCGACATGACCATCAGCATCAGCGGACAGCAACACGTCGCGGCCACCCCGCCCGAATGCGAGGCCGTCGACATCCTCACCACGCTCCGCACCTAATCGATGCGCACTAAATTGGTACGACTCAGGAGTGGCATGCCGACCTCTGCTTACAAGTCGTAGAGTTCCGCCATCGCTGCATATTGCGCCTTCTGCGCATAAAACCCACGAGCCACTTCGGCCGAGGCTGATGCGAGCTTCCTCGCTTCCTCAGGGTTACAAAATGCGTCGATCGTGGCCTCTGCTAAGGCCTCGGGACTATTTGAGACACTCCAGAACCAGGACTCATCTCCGATCCCCTCCACGCCGATTGTGGTGCCAATTACTGCACAACCGGATAGCAAAGCATCTATCGTCTTAAATTTGACGCCCGCGCCCGACCAGAGCGTCGCGAACGCCACGAGCGAACGATCGTACTCGGCTTCGATGTTTTGCACGTAACCCAATACTTCGACGCGTACAGCACGCGCGGCTACTTGTATCAAATGCGCCGAGGGGTTAGCTCCAACAATTCGCAAACGTGCATCGGGTACTTTCTGAATGACCATCGGCCAGACTTGTTCAATCAACCGTACAGCGGCTGTATCGTTCTCAGGTCGATGCATTGCACCCACGAAAACAGCGTCGCTCCTATTACGCAAACATCGGTCGCTTTCGACTCTACCCTCGCGTGTTATCGGCGGCACAACAATTGCGCATCCAGTCGTGGGCAACAGCGCTTCATCTTTCGCACTCAGTACAGCGACAGCGTCCGACAGCTCACATATCTTACGCGTGAGGCGGATGGCGCGCTTTGCGGCCCGCAAATTGAAGCGCTTGCTTCTTCCTCCGGTTATCTCCGCGCGGCGCTCATATTTCTGTGGTAGAACGTCGTGAAACGTGGCTACAATACGAGCTCTGGGATTCAGCCTTTTCACTCGGTTGATCAAATTACCCGTCTCGGTCCATTGAAAATCGATAACGTCCGCGCTCCTGATTACGGTCCGCAGCTCTCTCGAGAACAATAGAGCCAGTGTTAAGCGAAAGTCAGAAGACGTGGGCGACAAATACCATAAGAGCCTCTTGAGATTAACTTCAAGCCTTCGAACAAATGCCACATGAGAACCAACAAATATGTGCGGTCCCGATGGATTGGCCGCGCCCGTAGCCAGCTGCGCATCCCTGCGGGGCGCCACGAACACAAATTGCGCGTTCTCGCTGCGCAAATAGTCCTGAACGTACGCGAGGTAGCGCCCTCCCGCGTGTGGCGACGGAGAGCGCGGGATATCGATTCCAACGACCACTACCATCGTCCTCATACTCGCCTCGCCTGAATGGTCGACCGTGATCTCTTCCCTATAATTGGAACGCATATCTCCGTTACAGACTCTATAGATCGCTTGCTATCGATTTCAAAGCAGCTGCCAGTCGATCCGCTGCGCTCTCGGTCGCCATCTGAAGTCGAGAGGCTCTATCCGCCGCTATATCTCGGACAGAATTCGGGAGACGCAAGGCTTCGACTGCAGCGATGGGAGAAACATCTAGCCCGACGGCTAACGAATCAAAATAATCCCGAAATTTAAAAAGTGGCTCTTTGCCAGCTCCCGGAATATCTACCCAGATGGCCGGCGTACCATAAGAATGCGCGCAAATGAGGCCGTGAAGACTCGATGAAACGACCAGGTCCGCGTTCGAGATCTCCGCCAGGACGTGCCGCAACGGAAGGGTCGGAGGAACCACCGATAGCGTATGCGAGGCTTGTGCCCGCCGCAGATGCTCGCGGCCAGCTCGACTTGACCAACTCCTGAAATGAGGGATATACACCACGCCCGACCGACGGCTACCCTGCCGCGGCTTCCAGGATGGTGCGAGAACGCCTGGGTCGCCCACCGGAGTATCAAGCGGGAGTCCAAGCGCGTCCCGTGTATTCGGTCCCCGGACCGCCACGATATTGCCTAAACGCGATCGAACCATATCCCGCTCCTGCGTAGATGCTAAGGGCTCGCGAAGTCCCGACCCCCACACAACTGGGCCTCTGTGGGCGCGCTTAGCCACATATTCGATGATCGAACCGGTTGCGACGAACCTCGCTTCAGCGGCAGCTGCCCACCGCACATTGTGCCCCGTCAAATGCCTAAGAACAAATGGCGTGAGCTCATCACCGAAGTTTCGTGGGAGCTGCTTCGACTTCGCTATTAATCGGAACCACGTACCTGGATTCCGCCGAAGTTCCCTCCGCAGCAACTTCAGGTCGCGGGCTGGACTCCACCAGAAGGCGGCGACATTCATCAATTAGCGGCCCTTCCCGTGCCTTTGAGCAAATTCCACGTGTGTACCATGCTTCGCGTGTCAACTTTCATTGGGCGGAATAAGAAAAAGGCGATTACGAGCGCAATTATCGCACCGCAGCCTCCTAGAAGGAGTTCCACCACAGGGTTCGAAATACCAGGGATCAGTAACGTTGCATACGACGCGGCCGCTACGTATGAACCGTAGACGAGCAACCGAAAGCCTTGGATAGCGAGTCTTCGAGCGGGGCCCCACTTTCGAATCCAGAGCAGGCCGCTGGGCCAGGACAGAGCGAGCCCAAGAGAATAGCCCACGGCGACCGCTTCAACACTATACTGCGACCCTAGGATTACCAGTATCGCCACGCAGGAGCGAGTGATCAGAGTGAACTTGAGGTTCGAAGTTGTCTTGCCACTCGCGAGAAAAACCCAAAAAACCGCATAGCTAAGCGCCTGGAAGCAGCCAGCAATAGCCAAAAGTCTGAATAGATCAGCAGCACTACCCCACTGAGGCCCCAACAGAATGAGCACAAGGGCATGCGATTGAGACGCAGCGAATGACAGACCTACGATAACGGTGCCACCCACGAGCAGGTTCGCACGTAGCAAGAAGTCATCAAAACGGATTGGTTCATCGCGTAGTCTCGATAGCACCGGTAGCGCAACCTTTGTCGCTGGCGCTGATATCTGATTAAGCGGTAGCATTAACAGCTGGAATGCCCTATTGTATTCGCCAAGTGTGGTCGCCCCATATCTGCGACCAATCAGGAAGGAATCGATATTCTGGCTGATATAGAGTATCACCTGCGTACCAAGAAGACCCCAGCCATATCTAAGGAACAAGGACATCGGCTGCCGGCTTGGCTTGTGGGGCCACCATCGCGAAAGCACAGCCGATAGGATAAGTACGATAGTTGCGTCCGCCAATTGCTGCGCGACCAAAGCCCAATATCCGAAGCCTAAGACCGCGAGTCCGACAGCCAAGCAGACTCCGACTGCTTGAGCAGACGCTTCGCTAATGATCACCCGGCGGAACTGCATATTCCGACTTAGCTCAGCTCGAAACTGGGTAGCCATTCCTCCGAGAAGGAATACGATGGATAATGCCTGCACGACAGGGGCGAGACTGCCCATCCGATATACCGAGGAGATCAAGGGCGCGCACCAGAACGCTATCAACGCAACCGATAAGCCGACGGCGCTGTTTAGCCAGAATAGGTTGCTTTTCTGTGCGGTCGAAATTGACTTTGCTTGTATTGCCGCTTGACCGAGCCCAAAATCTCGAAGAAGACCGCCAACACCGACCACAGCAGTAACCATCGCGAGAACGCCAAAGTCCGAAGGTGACAATAGTCGACCGAGCACGACGACGCTCAGCATTTGAACAACAACCCTTGACAGTTGTCCGAGTAGCATGGTGGCGGCGCCGCGTGCTGCCTTGGAACCAAGCGAGTTCGAACCGCCTCTCGGCGGCGGACTATCCATCATAATCGGCGTACCCGATGTGTGTGCGAGCAGAAACACTACTCTTAAGCCGCTCAAGGAATGAATCGAATGCTAAATCTACGTAGTCTCTTAGGGCCGCTGCGGTTCCTTGATATGCACGAGGCATTCCGGAGCGGCATGCCTGAATGATTGCCTCCGCGAGCGCGCGTGGGTTCTGAGCTGGTACCTCGATGAGTTGTGCCCCCGCGATCTCTCGGATTTCAGCGAGTGCGGGGCTAGTACGTGTTATAACCGGACGGCCAGCGGCTAATCCCTGCCACACTTTGTTTGCAATCACTGAACTTGCCTTGGTTGACACCCCAAAGATACCTAACGTGATGTCCGAGGCGTGTATCAAGCTCGGAAGAGACGTTTCGGCGACCCGGTCTATCAGCGTGCAATACCTAAGCAAGCCACAGCTGCGGAGCCGCTCTTCCATGACGCCTCGCAGCGGGCCGTCCCCCACGAGTACAAGGTGGGCATCTATGCCAGCCGAGCGCACCTGCGCGAGCGCGTCAATAACAGTGTCCACACCGTGAAGCGGCGCATAGTTTCCATATTGAAGGAGTCGAACCTGCCTCGCGCTCAGAGTGCCAGGAGAATCATCAGGCACAGCCCAGTCCGGCGCGCCAACAGGCAAAGCTATAACGCTCGTTCTACAAGCACCGGAGTCGAAGATCTGTTCTGCACGGACGTTTGTGTCAACGAGGTAATACGACGACAGAACGACCGCGATTTTGTCTAGAAGTCGTAGCACCCGTGCGCGCAGAGAATTCACAGAATATTTCTGCCAATCCAAGACACGAGTCTCATAAAGTCCAACGAACCCGTCGACAACGTATACCGAATGACCGATGCGCGCTGCAATCCAACCAAGAACGGCGTACTGATTGGACAACTCCGAAAGCACGATCACATCGGCCGTGCCAGCAAGCCTGAAGAGGTCGAACACTGCTCGTATGCGTTTTCCGGGAGTTGAACGTCCAAAAGCACTGTGCCCGCGGTCCACCACGAGGACTTCGTAGCCCGCCTTGACAAGGCGTTCCCGAATCAATCTGTTTCTAGGGTAATCGGGATCGTGCACTGGAAAATAGACAACACGTTGCCTCCCAGTGGATAAATCCGCTGGCTGGCTAGTAGACACTGAGCCAGGAGGACGCGCGTATAAACATTTACGAAAGCTACCCTTTCGAGTCATCACGCCCATCCGCGAGAAGGTTCTCCCACAGCTAGCGTTTGAGGTTGGGAAATGGAAGACAACTTTTGTCCCTTCATGGGCCGCAAGAATGCCAGTGTGAAGAGCCAAAGTGGAAGAATGCTTCCCGAAAGGGCCCCCCAACCTGTAGCCGCGATCGCCACGAACCCGACGCCGATTGCAACAGAGGAGGCTGCGGCGCGTCCGCGATATCCGTCGCGCCCGCATTCACGTAGCGAGCGAACAATGGCTGCCAAAAGCGGAAATAGCATCAAAGTCGCACCAACAAGGCCAAGTTCGACGACCGCAAGCATGTAACTGTTATGCACTGGCAAGCCACCCGCCGTGAGCGCGTCATACTGACCGATAACATGTACATACTCGTTCGGTCCGATCCCCCACCATGGCGTCCGTTCAAACTGAGAAATTGCGAGCTCCATGAAATGGTCACGCGAGCCACCGCCGGGGTCCTCTAGGAAACGTGCTGAGATCTCGGGAATAAAAGGCATGATCGTGACGGCAAGTAGGAAGAAGAAGCCGACACGCCGTTGGACCGCGCCGACTCCGCGCATCACAATCACCCGTATTGTGATCATGATTATGAAGGCAGCGATATTGGCTCGGCCCTGCGTAAGCGCAACGCCGAGACCACACCCGGCGATGGTGAGGAGACTGAGTTTTCGCAGCTGGCGCGAAGGATCGTCGATCAAGGGAAGTACAAGAGCTGCTAGCAGAACAAGAGTCTTCCCCAAGTTGTTGGGGTGATTTAGCGTCCCATGAACCCTGCTGCCCATTAGCGTTGCTATCTCCGCCGGAAGTGGGAACGGATCTATGCCGACAAGTTGGAGAGCCGAGAAAACCAGTTGACAAACAACGATTGCTAACGCAGTTGTAGCGAGGACCAGTCGCGTGGCTTGATGGACGTCCGCGACGGAAGCGACGCTGATGCCCAGCACCCATGCCGCTACGCCAATACCTAGTTGCAACATGCCCGCTTGGGTGAAACTGTCCCAGGGCCACACAAACGCGAATGCAAAAATACAATACACGAAAAACGGCGTGAACGACTGACTAAGTCGGAGCCGCTTGTAAAATGCAAGGGTAGCGATCGCGAGTGCGATTGCGATGGTGTAAGTGGCTACTACTGGACGATCTTGACTGAGGCCCGCGTAAGGAATAGGACCAGAGGCAGTCAGCTGCTGTGGATAGAGTGCGAGCGCGACGAGTAAGACTACAAGTGAAACTTGCAGACCGCGCCGAGCAGAAGTCGTTAATATGAGAACGGGGATTGCGAATGCGACAAGCGCCGCCATCTTCATAACATTATTCATGCCATATCAACGCCTATGTGGTGCAGGGACACGCAACTCATCTTCGATACTCGGAAACGTTGTGTCCGAATATGGATCGCACCATCCCGATCCCCTTTGCAAAATGTGCTAGAGATTGTTGCCGGACCCTTCCGCGAGTGAGATCGAATGTGCATTCGAAGAATCCCAGGAGGCATCGAGAGGTTCCGAGTATGACAATCATCAGAGAGTTCGTATCGCGTAGTGTCACTCTGCGGGTTACGTTTCCGAGTCTGACATTACGGCGAAATATCCACCGAAAATTGGCCCGTTGTTGAGGAATATCCTCACTGACTATAGCCTCGTCACACCAGACGGAAGTCCCGCCGCTCGCGACAATTCTTCCGAAGAAGTCGGAATCACTGCCGCCTGTGATGGAGTAGGCTTCATCAAACCAGGGGTTTGCCAGTTTTTTTATGAACGTCCGATCTACAAGAGCATTATTTGTTGCGGGATGCGGGTTGACGTCGCCAGTTAGGCGGCGCGGGCGTTGAAAAAAACCACCGCTCGTGATCCACTTGGGGGTATCAGGCGAGAACCGCGGAACAACGGGACCAGTGACAATGGCTGCCCGAAGGCGCCGGGCCGCCATTAGCGTGCTGTACCAGTCCGGGTTCACCACTTCGTCGTCATCAACGAAGATAACCCAGCGTTCAGCGTCGGTGAGGTTCCGGAGGGCCGCATTTCTCGCCGCCACAATGCCTGGTCTTGGTTCACGTATGTAGTCGCACATAATGGGCGCTGCCCGTACAATCTCCTTCGCGGACGCGGAGCCGTCGTTATCGATCACGAGGACTCGCGGTAACGGCGTCCCGTCCGTACGCTCTTCAACGCTGACTGCAACGGATTGCAGCAGCTGCGCTAATAGGAGGGGACGTCGGTAGGTGGCGATACAGATGCACGTGCCGGGAGTTTGCACGTCTGACCGCGTCGTCCGAGAGCTCGGATCTGCCAGGTCTCGGCGTGCGCTGCCATCATGCCTCTGAGCCGTCATTGTTGCGAGTCACTAACCAAGCGGGAGGACCGACTCGATTGCCTCGCCTGCACACGCCCGGAACGCTGCAGAAGGGCAGGAAGGTGTTGACGACCAGCTATCCCTGCTAGACCAAGCATTACAGTTTGGATGTGTGGCATCCGCCCAGAACGCAACAAGCGGGCGAGAACAGTCCCGACGCCTTTTAAGTCTCGGGCTTGCAAGGCGTAGCGCAACGGCTGGCCGGCAATGAAGTCGGCCTTGGTAATCGGGTTCCAATTCGATCCGTGGTCGTCGACCCATCGGAGAGAACGTTGCCAGTTGCTGGACGCGGAGATACTTGCGCTGCTATTGACAAAGATCCGCGCGCCAACACAATTGGCGAGATAAACATGGCTACCAGCATCTTGTAGGCGAAGCAGCCAGTCCCAATCCTGGTGGCGTTCCAGCGAGGGGTCCCAAGGAACCCGCGCAGCTAGTTGTCGAGATAATAGGAGCGTTGAAGTGAACAGGCTCGCCCGTCCGACCTGAATGCCGCGTTTGAGAAAAAGATAGTCTTGGAGAGGCTGTCCCTGCTGCGGTGCACGTGCCGGTACCGGTCTGCTGTCGATCTCGCTAGATTCTGCACGCTGCACGGAGAAGCAACCAATTATGGGCTCAGAAGCAGCCTCGGCATGCGACACAAACTCTGCGACCTGATCCCTCAGCTTCGTGGGCAACCACTCGTCATCGTCATCAAGGAACGCGACAAGTTCGCCATCGGCTGCCTGCACGCCCAGATTTCGGCAGGCCGCTCCCCCGATGCGTTCAACGACGTTGAGAACGACGAGGTCGGGGCGTGCGGCGAGCCCCGGAGCGACCGCGCGACGTGCATCAGGGCCATCAGGGACGACGATGACTTGCACCGGCGGGGCGCCTTCTTGAGCGAACACGCTGGCAACAGCGCGGGCCAGCGACTTGCGACCGGTGGTTGGTATAACGACAGATATTTTCATTGCTGCATGAATCATATGGGAAATACCTCGGACGGAGCGTGTTCACCGAGGGTGCCGAGACGCTGGGACTGTGCGTTCAACAGTGCATCTCCGATTCTGGAGGAGCGACCGATGAGCATGCAGGCTGAGGGTCTTGCTAAGACGCCGGTGGAAGACAGGGTAGATGACTGCGACGCGGGGCAGGTTAGTGGCGAAGCGCTCCTTGATGGAGCAGTTCGTGCGCGGAGGCAGCGCGGGACGCTGCCACCGATGACAGGGGCTTCGCCGGATGCGAGCTCGAAACGTCTATCAGGGACGAGCTCGGCGCCTCCGATTCCACCCGATCGCAAATACGAGAAACCCCGATTCGGGGGCACCCAAGCGCTTATTCGCCAGCACAACGATGCCCATGGCCAGCGTCCCGAGCAGCGGGATCCACGCGAACCACGCGACGAACGGAATGCACGCGAGCACGAAGCCGCCGATTGCCCCACACTGCGCGACGATCGCGAGCCCTGCCCGGGCGGGGTGGATGCCGGGCCGTAGCCGGACATCGTCGGCACAGGGCCGTGCCCCGGCGGGGCCGATGCGGAAGCGTAGCCCGCCGGCACCTGCCACAGCGTCTGCGGCGCAGGCGCCGGCCCGGATGCTGCCGGCCAGTGGCTCGGCTGGCACGGGCAGTGCGTTGGGCGCCTGCGACGGGTCGCCGGGCGAAGCGGGATCGGTCGTGGCTGGTCTCCTCACGATCCGCGCCCCACGCGCGGTGCCGCGGTAGATCGGCGAGCGCTGCGGCGAGATGGCCGATGCCGAGTCTACTGAGCGACGCCGCACACAGATCGCGCGCACAAGGACGCCGCGACACGGCTGCTTAGGTAATTCTCATCTACCAGGTAAAGTTGCCGAAGAGAATCTTGAGGGGGAGCCCACGCATGGAGCTACGTGACTACCTGCGGATCATGCGCGCCCATTGGATCGGGATCGTGCTTCTGACGCTGCTCGGCATCGCGGTCGCCGCCGGCTGGACGCTTGTTCAGCCGCGCATTTACACCGCGACGACAAGCGGGTTCGTGTCGATTCCGCAAGTCGCCGCCGAAGACACGGGCACCGCTCTGACCGGCAATCAGCTGGCCATGGCGAAGGTCAAGTCGTTCGTCGACGTGGGCACCTGGCGGTCGGTCGCCGACTACGCCATCGACGAACTGCACCTCAAGACCAGCCCCGAAGACCTCGTCAAGCAGGTCGACGTCACGAACCCGCTCGACACGGTCATCATCCAGGTATCGGCCAATGCCACGACGCCCGAAGCGGCACGCGACCTCGCCGAAGCCTGGGTGCGCGGCATGCAGAACCAGATCGCCCAGATCGAGGGCAACGGCGCCGACGACTCGTCGGCGGTCACCCTCATCCCCGGCGACAGCGCTCAGTTGCCGGCTTTCCCCTCCTCCCCCAACGTCAAGCTCGCACTCGCCCTGGGAGCGCTCCTCGGCCTCGCAGTCGGCGTCGGCTACGCCGTGCTGCGCCACGTGCTCGATCGCCGCCTGCACGACCCGCGCGACATCGAGCATCAGACCGGTGCGACCGTGGTCGGCACCATTCCGCTCGAGAAGTCGCTGACTGTTGAGCGCGGTGTATTGACCTTCAACGGCTCGCGCCAGGCGCAGAATTCCACGATCGTCGCGGAGTCGATGCGCGAGTTGCGCACGAACCTGCAGTTCATGGATGTCGACCATCCTCCGCGCGTCGTTGTCGTCACCAGTCCTCTGCCCGGCGACGGCAAGTCGACCACTGCGGCAAACCTCGCCGTGAGCCTCGCCGCCACCGGCCAACGCGTCATGCTCATCGACGCCGACCTGCGTCGGCCCGTTGTCGCATCGATGTTCGGCCTACCCGAGGGGGCCGGCCTCAGCGACCTACTCGCCGGACGGGCCGCTCTCGCCGACGTCGTGCACGTCCCCGACCCGTCGGGCAACCTCGTTGTGCTGCCGGCCGGCCGCATTCCTCCCAACCCCAGTGAGATGCTCGGCTCGCACCGCATGCGCGAGCTGCTCACGTCGCTGAGCAAAGAGGCGATGATCATCATCGACTCGCCGCCCACCGTGCCTGTCACCGACGCGGCCGTGCTCTCGACCTCGGCCGATGGCGCACTGGTCGTCGTCTCAGCCGGACGCACCACCTACGACGTGCTGCAGAAGGCCCTCGAGAACCTGCACCGCGCCCACGGCAAGGTGCTCGGCGTGGTACTCAACAAGATGCCCCGCAAGGGCGCCGGTTCAGGCTACTACTACGGCTACGGCTACTACTACAGCGAAGACGAGGGCGCAGCGCCCACAGGCACGCCGGGCAAGCCCGCGAAGGCGACGAAGGCGACGAAGGCTACTGCGGAGTCCGCCGGTCCGCGACGCGCCAGCGCGCCCGCAGCTTCGGCTTCAGCGACGCGCGCCGTCGCTCCTGAGGCAGCGCCCGCGGCTCGGCCCGTGCGATCTGAGTCAGCCGCTCCCCTTCCGGCGAAGCCGGGCACGAGCGTCGAAGACCTGCTCGGCCTGTCGTGAGTGACTCGGCCCTACCCCGCCCGGCGCGGATCGCCGGCACCGTCCTCGTCTGGGTTCTCGGCGCCGTCCTCGTGCTCGCGCTCGCCGCCACCGCGTGGGTCACGGTGCGCGGTGTTCTCGCCTACACCCACCTGCAGAAGGCACAGTCCACCGCCCTACAGGTCAAAGACCACCTCACCGATACCGGGGCCGCCTCGTCCTCAATTGCCTCGCTGTCGGCCGACACGGCCGCCGCCCGTCGGCTGACCTCTGACCCCGTGTGGCGCGCGAGCGAGATGCTGCCCTGGGTCGGTCCGCAGCTGTCGGCCGTGTCGACCGTGGCCTCGACCATCGACGACGTCGCGTCGACGGCGCTTCACCCGCTCACCCAGGTCGCCGCATCGTTCTCCATCGACTCGCTGCGCCCCAAAGACGGCAAGATCGACCTGGCGAGCTTCACGTCGATCCAGTCGGCGGCGACGACGGCGGCCACCGGCATCACCTCGGCCGCGGCATCCATCGACGGCATCGACCGCGCCCCGCTGGTCGCACCGCTGCGCAACGCCGTCGACCAGGTCGGTGATCTGCTCGACCAGACCGAGCAGGCCACGGCATCCCTCACCCGCGTGTCGGCGTTGCTGCCGGCCATGCTCGGCGCCGACGGTGACCGCAATTATCTGGTGCTCTTCCAGAACAACGCCGAGCTGCGCTCGCTGGGCGGCGTGCCCGGCGCCATGGCCCTCATCCACACCCACGACGGCGCCATGACGATGACCGCGCAGGCCGCGGCGACCGACTTTCCGGTTGCCGATACATCGGTGGTGCCGCTGGGGAAGGAAATCGTTGGTATTTTCGGAGAGCGCCCCGGCCGCTGGATGCAGAACATCACGCAGGTGCCTGATTTCGCGATTACCGGGCAACTCGCGCGCACGATGTGGGCGAACGAGCACGATGGGCAGAAGGTCGACGGGGTGCTGTCGATCGACCCGATCGCGCTGTCCTACCTACTCAAGGCCACCGGGCCGGTGAAGCTCGCCACCGGCGATACGCTCACCAGCAATAACGCCGTCTCGCTGTTGCTAAACGACGTGTACAAGCGCTACACCGATCCGCGCGAGCAAGACGCGTTCTTCGCTGCGGCGGCCGCATCGGTGTTCAGCGCCCTCGCACAGGGCAATGCCGACCCCGGCGCGCTGGTGACAGCGCTTACCCGCGCAGGTGACGAGCACCGACTGCTCATCTGGAGCGCCCATCACGACGACCAGAAGCTGCTGGCCGACACGACGCTCGCAGGTGGGCTACCGGAGACGGACGCCACGACCGCGCGCTTCGGTGTGTATCTCAACGCCGGCACCGCCTCAAAGATGGACTACTACCTGCGCGACGACATCTCCGTCGACTGGGGCACGTGCTCGGTCTCCTCGTCGGGCGAGGCATCGGGCACCGCGACGCTGGCGGTCAAGCTGAAGAGCGAGGCGCCGAAGGATGCGGCGTCGTTGCCTAGCTACATCGCGGGTACCGGCAACCGCGGCCCCACTCCCGGAACGATCCGCACGGTGGTGTATCTGTATCTTCCCGAGCCGGTGCAGCTCGTCGACGCGAAGCTGTCGACCGGCGATGGATTCGGCGGCGGCTTTCACGACGGGCGGCACGTGCTGAGCTACACGGTCGATCTGAAACCCGGCAAGTCGGCCACCGCCACGATCACGGTGAAGGCGAGCGGCGG contains the following coding sequences:
- a CDS encoding glycosyltransferase family 2 protein gives rise to the protein MTAQRHDGSARRDLADPSSRTTRSDVQTPGTCICIATYRRPLLLAQLLQSVAVSVEERTDGTPLPRVLVIDNDGSASAKEIVRAAPIMCDYIREPRPGIVAARNAALRNLTDAERWVIFVDDDEVVNPDWYSTLMAARRLRAAIVTGPVVPRFSPDTPKWITSGGFFQRPRRLTGDVNPHPATNNALVDRTFIKKLANPWFDEAYSITGGSDSDFFGRIVASGGTSVWCDEAIVSEDIPQQRANFRWIFRRNVRLGNVTRRVTLRDTNSLMIVILGTSRCLLGFFECTFDLTRGRVRQQSLAHFAKGIGMVRSIFGHNVSEYRR
- a CDS encoding glycosyltransferase family 2 protein — translated: MIHAAMKISVVIPTTGRKSLARAVASVFAQEGAPPVQVIVVPDGPDARRAVAPGLAARPDLVVLNVVERIGGAACRNLGVQAADGELVAFLDDDDEWLPTKLRDQVAEFVSHAEAASEPIIGCFSVQRAESSEIDSRPVPARAPQQGQPLQDYLFLKRGIQVGRASLFTSTLLLSRQLAARVPWDPSLERHQDWDWLLRLQDAGSHVYLANCVGARIFVNSSASISASSNWQRSLRWVDDHGSNWNPITKADFIAGQPLRYALQARDLKGVGTVLARLLRSGRMPHIQTVMLGLAGIAGRQHLPALLQRSGRVQARQSSRSSRLVSDSQQ
- a CDS encoding polysaccharide biosynthesis tyrosine autokinase; this encodes MELRDYLRIMRAHWIGIVLLTLLGIAVAAGWTLVQPRIYTATTSGFVSIPQVAAEDTGTALTGNQLAMAKVKSFVDVGTWRSVADYAIDELHLKTSPEDLVKQVDVTNPLDTVIIQVSANATTPEAARDLAEAWVRGMQNQIAQIEGNGADDSSAVTLIPGDSAQLPAFPSSPNVKLALALGALLGLAVGVGYAVLRHVLDRRLHDPRDIEHQTGATVVGTIPLEKSLTVERGVLTFNGSRQAQNSTIVAESMRELRTNLQFMDVDHPPRVVVVTSPLPGDGKSTTAANLAVSLAATGQRVMLIDADLRRPVVASMFGLPEGAGLSDLLAGRAALADVVHVPDPSGNLVVLPAGRIPPNPSEMLGSHRMRELLTSLSKEAMIIIDSPPTVPVTDAAVLSTSADGALVVVSAGRTTYDVLQKALENLHRAHGKVLGVVLNKMPRKGAGSGYYYGYGYYYSEDEGAAPTGTPGKPAKATKATKATAESAGPRRASAPAASASATRAVAPEAAPAARPVRSESAAPLPAKPGTSVEDLLGLS
- a CDS encoding DUF4012 domain-containing protein, with protein sequence MSDSALPRPARIAGTVLVWVLGAVLVLALAATAWVTVRGVLAYTHLQKAQSTALQVKDHLTDTGAASSSIASLSADTAAARRLTSDPVWRASEMLPWVGPQLSAVSTVASTIDDVASTALHPLTQVAASFSIDSLRPKDGKIDLASFTSIQSAATTAATGITSAAASIDGIDRAPLVAPLRNAVDQVGDLLDQTEQATASLTRVSALLPAMLGADGDRNYLVLFQNNAELRSLGGVPGAMALIHTHDGAMTMTAQAAATDFPVADTSVVPLGKEIVGIFGERPGRWMQNITQVPDFAITGQLARTMWANEHDGQKVDGVLSIDPIALSYLLKATGPVKLATGDTLTSNNAVSLLLNDVYKRYTDPREQDAFFAAAAASVFSALAQGNADPGALVTALTRAGDEHRLLIWSAHHDDQKLLADTTLAGGLPETDATTARFGVYLNAGTASKMDYYLRDDISVDWGTCSVSSSGEASGTATLAVKLKSEAPKDAASLPSYIAGTGNRGPTPGTIRTVVYLYLPEPVQLVDAKLSTGDGFGGGFHDGRHVLSYTVDLKPGKSATATITVKASGGVPSTLAVDATPTVVSRDTVGLSSVCK